The proteins below come from a single Ruficoccus amylovorans genomic window:
- a CDS encoding sodium:solute symporter family protein codes for MHTIDWLFVITPLLIVFSIGAFTQKYMRSVADFMSGGRVAGRYLLAVSKGEMAAGAVVFAAVFEVIARAGFTWTWWQWINIPVGLLVATTGFVVYRYRETRAMTLAQFFEIRYSKRFRVFTGFLGFFAGLVNFGIIPVIGARFITAFVGLPPVLNIAGVDVGTHLLVMAVLLSITLFLTLAGGQITVMVTDCLEGMLSQILYLVIIGCLVWMFSWSEISDVLSNRPAGESLINPFDSMALEDFNLWYVLMAAFTSVYGTMAWQNQSAYNSAGLTPHENRMGNILGRWREYGKQALVYLLAMCAMTYLLHPDFAEQAKVVMQELSLIPDTRAQEQMRIPMAVSHMLPIGVKGAFCAVLIMGIFGGDSTHLHSWGSLFVQDVLVPLRKRPFGPRQHIRVLRRSITGVAIFAFIFGALFPQTEFIVMWWSVTMAIYIGGAGAVIIGGLYWKKGTTAAAWTALLAGSGLSVGGIIARTVLKDDFPLNGMQVSFFSCLIAIGLYVLVSLLTCKENFNMDRMLHRGKYAKLTRAVGDPRAPEPNRRRGWLARILGIDENFSRGDKIIAGGLVGWGMFWFSVFIVGTTWNLLAPWPVEVWKQFWHVVGIGIPVFMSLATAIWFTWGGTRDIFALFGHLKSQVVNELDDGTVVGHQNLDEAAVTHETDGATQSETIHPENLPDRR; via the coding sequence ATGCATACCATCGACTGGCTTTTTGTCATCACGCCACTGCTGATCGTTTTCAGCATCGGGGCTTTTACGCAGAAGTACATGCGCAGCGTGGCGGACTTCATGTCCGGCGGGCGTGTGGCGGGACGCTACCTGCTGGCGGTTTCCAAGGGGGAGATGGCGGCCGGGGCCGTGGTCTTTGCCGCAGTCTTCGAGGTGATCGCGCGCGCCGGGTTTACCTGGACCTGGTGGCAGTGGATAAACATCCCGGTCGGCCTGCTCGTGGCCACGACGGGCTTCGTCGTTTACCGCTACCGCGAGACGCGGGCCATGACGCTGGCGCAGTTTTTCGAAATTCGCTACAGCAAGCGTTTCCGCGTGTTTACCGGGTTCCTCGGGTTCTTCGCCGGGCTGGTGAACTTCGGAATCATCCCGGTGATCGGGGCACGCTTCATCACGGCGTTTGTCGGCCTGCCGCCCGTGTTGAATATTGCGGGTGTGGACGTGGGAACGCATCTGCTGGTCATGGCGGTGTTGCTGTCGATCACGCTGTTTCTGACCCTTGCCGGGGGGCAGATCACAGTGATGGTGACAGATTGCCTGGAGGGCATGCTTTCGCAGATCCTTTATCTGGTCATCATCGGCTGCCTGGTGTGGATGTTCAGTTGGAGCGAAATCTCGGACGTGCTTTCCAACCGTCCGGCAGGCGAGTCGTTGATCAACCCCTTCGACTCGATGGCGTTGGAGGATTTTAATCTGTGGTATGTGCTGATGGCCGCCTTTACCAGCGTCTATGGCACGATGGCGTGGCAGAATCAGAGTGCCTACAACTCCGCCGGGCTGACCCCGCACGAGAACCGCATGGGCAACATCCTCGGGCGCTGGCGCGAGTACGGTAAGCAGGCGCTGGTCTATCTGCTGGCCATGTGCGCCATGACGTACCTGCTGCACCCGGATTTCGCCGAGCAGGCGAAGGTGGTCATGCAGGAGCTCTCGCTCATCCCGGATACGCGGGCGCAGGAGCAGATGCGCATCCCCATGGCTGTGTCTCACATGCTACCCATTGGCGTGAAGGGGGCCTTCTGCGCGGTGCTTATCATGGGGATCTTCGGCGGGGATTCCACGCACCTGCACTCATGGGGGAGTCTTTTTGTGCAGGACGTGCTCGTACCGCTGCGCAAGCGTCCCTTCGGCCCCAGACAGCACATCCGTGTGCTGCGCCGCTCGATCACCGGGGTGGCGATTTTCGCCTTCATCTTTGGGGCGCTCTTTCCGCAGACGGAGTTCATCGTCATGTGGTGGTCGGTCACGATGGCCATTTACATCGGGGGAGCCGGGGCGGTTATCATCGGCGGGCTTTACTGGAAAAAAGGCACGACGGCGGCGGCTTGGACGGCGTTGCTGGCCGGTTCCGGCCTGAGTGTGGGCGGGATTATCGCCCGCACCGTGCTGAAGGACGATTTTCCCCTCAACGGCATGCAGGTCTCGTTTTTCTCCTGCCTGATCGCCATCGGGCTATACGTGCTCGTATCGTTGCTGACGTGCAAGGAGAACTTCAACATGGACCGCATGCTCCACCGCGGCAAGTACGCCAAGCTGACCCGTGCGGTGGGCGATCCGCGCGCACCCGAGCCGAACCGCCGCCGGGGCTGGCTGGCGAGAATCCTCGGCATTGATGAGAACTTTAGCCGTGGCGACAAGATCATTGCCGGTGGCCTGGTGGGCTGGGGGATGTTCTGGTTCAGCGTCTTCATCGTCGGCACGACCTGGAACCTGCTCGCTCCGTGGCCGGTCGAGGTGTGGAAGCAGTTCTGGCACGTGGTGGGGATCGGGATTCCGGTGTTCATGTCGCTGGCGACGGCGATCTGGTTCACCTGGGGCGGCACGCGGGATATTTTCGCGCTCTTTGGCCACCTCAAGTCGCAGGTCGTGAACGAACTCGACGACGGCACCGTGGTTGGGCACCAGAATCTCGACGAAGCC